In the Drosophila takahashii strain IR98-3 E-12201 chromosome 3R, DtakHiC1v2, whole genome shotgun sequence genome, one interval contains:
- the LOC138913281 gene encoding sex determination protein fruitless-like isoform X1 — protein sequence MSPEWDTRKSYCKNRKRPRKTRAKMMATSQDYFGNPYALFRGPPTTLRPRESPLGVGHPHGHGHIHSHAHAHGHGHAHSHYAALDLQTPHKRNIETDVRAPPPPLPPPPLPLPAASPR from the exons ATGTCCCCTGAGTGGGATACTCGGAAAAGTTACTGCAAAAATAGGAAGAGACCCCGCAAAA CCAGAGCCAAAATGATGGCGACGTCACAGGATTATTTCGGCAATCCGTACGCCCTCTTCCGAGGTCCGCCCACAACTTTGAGGCCGCGCGAGTCGCCGCTGGGCGTGGGCCACCCCCACGGTCATGGGCACATCCACAGCCACGCCCATGCCCACGGCCACGGTCACGCCCATTCGCATTATGCGGCCTTGGACTTGCAGACGCCGCACAAGCGGAATATCGAAACGGATGTGCGGGCACCGCCGCCGCCATTGCCGCCGCCACCGCTTCCGCTTCCGGCCGCATCCCCTAGGTAA
- the LOC138913281 gene encoding sex determination protein fruitless-like isoform X2 — protein sequence MMATSQDYFGNPYALFRGPPTTLRPRESPLGVGHPHGHGHIHSHAHAHGHGHAHSHYAALDLQTPHKRNIETDVRAPPPPLPPPPLPLPAASPR from the coding sequence ATGATGGCGACGTCACAGGATTATTTCGGCAATCCGTACGCCCTCTTCCGAGGTCCGCCCACAACTTTGAGGCCGCGCGAGTCGCCGCTGGGCGTGGGCCACCCCCACGGTCATGGGCACATCCACAGCCACGCCCATGCCCACGGCCACGGTCACGCCCATTCGCATTATGCGGCCTTGGACTTGCAGACGCCGCACAAGCGGAATATCGAAACGGATGTGCGGGCACCGCCGCCGCCATTGCCGCCGCCACCGCTTCCGCTTCCGGCCGCATCCCCTAGGTAA